In Brassica rapa cultivar Chiifu-401-42 chromosome A06, CAAS_Brap_v3.01, whole genome shotgun sequence, a single window of DNA contains:
- the LOC103872110 gene encoding 2-oxoglutarate-dependent dioxygenase DAO-like, producing the protein MMAETGGVIPTIDLEEVVSDKILNQKIREASERWGCFRVMNHGVSLSLMSDMKKTIMDLFERPHEVKVRNTDVLLGIGYRAPYDINPYYETFGLYDMASPQAVNTFCDQLDASADQREIMVKYAKSTDILAKDLARRLAESYGLAETDFFKGWPSQLRINKYHFKPEAVGKLGFHLHTDSGFLTILQADENVGGLEAMDNASGKFFPISPMPNTLAIILGDMATIWSNGRLCNVKHRVQCNEATERFSIASFLLGPTTDLEPPSEFVDAEHPRLYKPISHEGIRNIRTIKKLVDGEALKLITYE; encoded by the exons ATGATGGCGGAGACCGGTGGAGTTATTCCGACGATAGACTTGGAAGAGGTCGTTTCAGATAAGATCCTGAATCAGAAAATCCGTGAAGCGAGCGAGAGATGGGGATGCTTTAGGGTGATGAACCATGGAGTTTCATTGTCTTTGATGTCTGATATGAAGAAGACCATTATGGATCTCTTCGAACGTCCACACGAGGTGAAAGTGCGCAACACTGACGTGTTACTAGGGATTGGTTACAGGGCTCCATATGATATCAATCCTTACTATGAAACATTTGGTCTCTATGACATGGCTTCTCCTCAAGCTGTCAACACTTTTTGTGACCAGCTTGACGCTTCCGCGGATCAAAG GGAGATTATGGTGAAGTATGCCAAATCTACTGATATACTTGCAAAGGATTTAGCAAGGAGGTTAGCAGAGAGTTACGGTTTGGCTGAGACTGACTTCTTCAAAGGATGGCCGAGCCAGTTGCGGATTAACAAATATCATTTTAAACCCGAAGCAGTCGGGAAACTGGGGTTTCACCTACACACAGATTCTGGTTTCTTGACGATTCTTCAAGCCGATGAGAATGTTGGTGGACTTGAAGCCATGGACAATGCTTCAGgaaagttctttcccataagcCCGATGCCAAACACGCTTGCTATCATCCTTGGGGACATGGCTACAATCTGGAGCAACGGACGATTGTGTAATGTGAAGCATAGAGTGCAATGCAATGAAGCAACCGAGAGGTTTTCTATCGCCTCGTTTTTATTAGGACCAACGACTGATTTGGAACCACCAAGTGAGTTTGTGGATGCTGAACATCCGCGACTATACAAGCCTATTAGTCACGAAGGGATACGAAACATTAGAACGATCAAGAAGTTGGTTGATGGAGAAGCTCTCAAGCTTATAACCTATGaatga